One window of the Nicotiana tabacum cultivar K326 chromosome 4, ASM71507v2, whole genome shotgun sequence genome contains the following:
- the LOC107804547 gene encoding abscisic acid receptor PYL8-like gives MMSPNGFSGLEKEYIRKHHHHDLAENQCSSFLVKHIRAPVHLVWSLVRRFDQPQKYKPFVSRCIVQGNLEIGSLREVDVKSGLPATTSTERLELLDDEEHILIVRIIGGDHRLRNYSSIISVHPEVIDGRPGTLVIESFVVDVPEGNTKDETCYFVEALIKCNLKSLADVSERLAVQDRTEPIEQV, from the exons ATGATGAGCCCGAACGGATTCAGCGGTTTAGAGAAAGAGTATATAAGGAAGCATCATCATCATGACCTAGCGGAGAATCAATGCAGTTCCTTTCTGGTCAAGCACATTCGAGCGCCTGTTCATCTC GTTTGGTCATTGGTTAGGAGGTTTGATCAGCCACAAAAGTACAAGCCCTTTGTCAGCAGGTGCATTGTGCAAGGAAATCTTGAGATTGGTAGTCTTAGGGAAGTCGATGTCAAGTCAGGCCTCCCTGCAACAACGAGTACTGAGAGATTGGAGCTTCTTGATGATGAAGAGCACATCTTAATTGTCAGGATTATTGGCGGGGATCACAGACTTAGG AATTACTCATCAATCATATCTGTCCACCCGGAGGTGATTGATGGAAGACCTGGGACACTGGTGATTGAATCATTTGTGGTGGACGTACCCGAAGGAAACACCAAAGATGAGACGTGTTACTTTGTTGAAGCATTAATCAAATGCAACCTAAAATCACTTGCTGATGTTTCAGAGCGACTTGCTGTGCAGGACAGGAC